TAGTGCTGCGGGGATTCGAGCACGAACGGCACCTGGAACGGGGTCACTTCGACATCGCTGAAACCAGCCTTCGCCACCTCGGTGGCGAGCGCCTCCGGATCGCCCATGCTGAACGGTCCCGGCGTTCCCGGCGGCGCGGGTGACAGCTCGAGCCGTCCGCTGAGGACCTGGAAGGCGACCGACATCATGGGCACTTCCGACCCCGGAGCCGCCCACACCGCGGCGGCGAGCAGACCACCGGGCACCAGCACCCGTGCCAGGGCCCGGAACGCCTCCACGTGATCGACCGCGAACATCAGGCCCCAGCGACTGAGCACGACGTCGAACGACGCCGCGGGAAACTCCAGCGATTCGACGTCACCGACCGCGAATTCGACATTGTCCAGACCGCGCGCCCGCTCCCGGGCCCGGCTGATCATCTCCGGGGCGAGGTCGATCCCGATGACCGCGCCGGCCGAGCCGACGACGGCGGCGGCCGACAGCGCCGGTTCACCGGTGCCGGTGCCGACGTCGAGGACCCGATGGCCCGGTCGCACTCCGGCGAGGTCGAGCAGTCGTGCGGTCACCGGCGCGCCGCCTCTTTCGAAGTCGGCCGCACAGGACACCCAGCCGTCGCTGATCGCGTTCCAGTTGGCTCGTTGCGTCCGTTTGAAACTCACCGGATCGAAATCGGCAGTGGTCATGACACCTGTCCCGTCAGTTCTGGTGCGGGGTGGACGGATCGATCGCCAGGAACCGTTCGGTGGGATGCTCTTCGGTCCAGAAGCCGGGCCGCACGGTCGAGAGTGCGCGCCGGACCAGATCTATCTCGGCTTCGGTGTTGTAGACCGCGAACGACAGGCGAACCGTGCCGACTTCGCCGAAGCTGTCGAGGAATACGTTGGCGCAGTGCACGCCGCTGCGCACCGCCACACCGTGCGCGTCCAGGTGTCCGCCGACGTCGTAGGGGTGGATGCCGTCGACGACGAACGAGACGATCCCGCTCGGCTGGGCCGCCGGGTCGCCCAGAATGCGCACGCCCGCAACGCTTTCCAGCGCGTCTACGGCCGCGTGCACCAGTAGGTCGTCGTGCCGCTGGACGTCGCCCCAGCCGAGGCGCTCGACATAGGCGAAGGCCGCGGCCAGTCCGATCGCGCCCGCGATGTGCGGTGTGCCCGCTTCGAGCCGGGCCGGCACCGGCACATAGGCGACCGGCTCGTCGAACGTCACTCCTTTCACGGTGCCGCCGCCCACTTGATACGGCGCCAGTCGCGACAACAGCTCGCGCTTGCCGTACAGCACGCCGATGCCCATCGGACCGTAGATCTTGTGTCCGGAGAAGCAATAGAAGTCGGCGCCGAGGTCGCGAACATCCACCGGCCGGTGCGGCACCTCCTGGGCACCGTCGACGAGCACCGGAATGCCGTGCCGATGCGCCGCGCCGATCATGTCCCGGACCGGGTTCACGGTGCCGAGCACGTTGGACACCTGGGCGACCGCGGCCAATTTGACCCGGGGTCCGAGCGCTGCGGCGAACCGGTCGAGCGCGACCCGTCCCCCTGCGCCGACCGGAACGACGACGAGTTCGGCGCCGGTGGTCTCGCACAACCTGCGCCACGGCAACATGTTGGAGTTGTGTTCCATTCCGGTGACGACGATTTGGTCGTCGCCCGTCACGGTGGACCGGCCGAAGGTATCGGCGAGGAGGTTGACCGCGGCGGTCGTGCCGGGGGTGAAAACTACTTCGTCGGCGTGCTCCGCGTTGATCGCCTGCCGAATGGTCTCGCGCGCCGCTTCATAGGCATCGGTGGCCGCCATGCTGAGCTGGTAGTAGCCCCTGCCGATATTGCTGTTGACACCGGAGTAATAGTCCACGAGCGCGTCGAGCACGGCGCGTGGTTTCTGGGTAGTCGCCGCATTGTCCAGGTACACCAACGGATTCGGGCCGAAACGCCGCTCCAGGATGGGAAAGTCCCGCCGGACGGACTCCCCCAGCGTCGAAGAGCTGATCTTCCCATTACTCACCAGATCAGTCATTAGATAACCATATCTAAATGAAGTTACTTTGCCTAGGGCTGGAACAGTTTCCGGAACTCGGTCAGATAGCGGCGCGGGAACTGGAACACCTTCTGCGGCGGGTACCGGCGCTCGTCCGCGTAGGGGCCGAAGAAGTACCAGCAGATCTGGGCGACCTGCTCGGTGAACAACACCGGATGGACGCCCGGGGAGTACATCGCCATATGACAAAAGGCCGCCCCGAACTCACCGCGCGCCGAGAACCCGTGCCCGGACATCACATGCCCGAAGACGTCGTGCACGACCCGGAACACGTCGTTGTGGCAGAGCTCGACACCCTCGACCACGATGCCGGACGGTTCCAGCAGCGGGTGGAACTCCTCGTCCAGACCAGGCCCGTGCCCGGCACTCGTCAGATAAACGTACAGCTCACCGCGCGTGCGCACGGACGCGCGCAGCTCGGCCGAACTCCGGTAGGGCTGCCCGGGCGCCAGCCAGGGGCGCACCGCGACGCCCGCGTCGACCACCACCGCATACTGCTGCAGATTCTCGCGCTTGAACCGGTCGTAGCGCCGGGCCAGCGACGGGTCGTAGGCCAGCCGCGGCGCCTGGTCGAAGTACGCGGCCACCCGGCGGCAGTAGTCCGCGTCCCAGTCGAGCGTGCACGCCGCCGAGGCGGCGAGCGCGCACCCGTCGGCGGGCAGGTGATGATCGACGTACGCCTGCGCAAGATCGGCCAGTTCCGCTGCCATCAACATCACCCCTGATTCACAATATATTCTTGAAGTGAGATCGATGCCAGGTCAGGAGAGACCGAGATGACCTACTGCGAATCCGTACCCGTCGCCAAGACGCTGCCCGCGCCCACCGGCTATCTGTGCGGGCTGACCTGGGACGGCTCGATGCTGTGGCATTCCGACCAGGACGCGAAAGCGATCTACGCCCTCGACCCGTCCGACGGCACGGTCGTCCGATCGTGGGCCTGCGCCCGGGTCCGGGCGGACCTCGCCTACGACGGCGCCCGGCTGCTCCAGGTCGGCGGGCACCCCAAACGGCTCGTGCTCATCGATCCGGACACCGGGGAATCCGTCGGCGAGAAAGCGGTACTTCCGTCCAGTGGCCGGCTGACCGGAATCGAATTCGGCCCCGAGGGACTGTGGCTGTGCTTGCGCGGGCCGACCGTGGTGCAGCTACGGAACTACGCGACCATGGAGATCGAACGCGAGTACCCGACGGGTGGCGAATCCCCTTCGGGCCTCACGTATGTCGACGGTATGGTGCTGCACGGCGACTTCGGCGATGCGCTGGTGCGCGCGCTCGACGCGCGCACCGGCGCGCAGATCGGTTCGTTCCGCGTCCCTGGCCATCCGACCGGAATGACCTGGGACGGTAGCCATCTCTGGTATTGCGACTTCCCCGCACGCGCGCTGCGCGCCGTCGAACTCGACTCCGTGCTCAATCGAGCGTAGAACGGCCGCCTTCGGTACCGAACAGGCCGCGCATGAGCTGCGGCTTGGCCGCCTCCTGGAAATCCATGTCCGGATCGAGTTCCCGGATGGTCCCCTCGATCACCAGCAAGGACAGCAGCGGGAAGACCAGCTCGGACGCGGCGTTGATGCCGAAGCGGCGTTGCAGGTCGAACATCTCCATGGCGAAGGCGATCAGGCTGAACTCGCTGGCCGCCTGGCCGTGGCTGCGTTCGACCAGGTCCGCCATCCGGACCGTGAACCCCTCGAGGTCGGCGTCCGCGGCGATGTGCGCCGCGCTCTGGATCACGATCTCGGCGGCATGACGCCCGCGTCCGATCGCCATGTTCATGAAGAATTCGGCGAACAGGCGCCGCAGGCGATCGGTGAGCTGGACGCTGAAGCCCGCGTCGAGCACCACCACCTGGGCGCTGCGGGTGAAGTAGAGATTGCCAGGATGCATGTCGCAGTGCACGAATCCGTCGACGAAGAGCATCTGATACATCGCGGCCATGCCCGAGGCCGCGAAGCGCCGGCGGGCCGCCGGGGAGCAGTGCTCGGCCGTGTCCACCGCCAGGCCCGGGATGAACTCCATCACGATGCACCGGGGACGGCAGGCCTCGGGATAGACCTTCGGCACCCAGACCCGCGGCACCTCGGAGAGGTTCTTGCGCAACCGCCGCAGATTGTCGGCCTCGCGCTCGAAGTCGAGCTGGCCCAGGATGGCGTCGGCCATATTCGCCACGACTTCCGTCACCGGAACGCCGCGGAAAATCGGTAGTCGCGCAACGAAAGCCGCACCGCCGCGGATCAGCGCGAGGTCGGCGGACATGGTCTGCTCGATACCGGGCCTGCGCAGTTTGACCGCCACATCCTGGCCGGAGCGCAACCGCGCCCGATACACCGAGGCCACGCTGCCGGAGGCGACCGGCCGGGTATCGAGCGAGGCGAAAACGTCGTCCACCTCCGCGCCGTAGGCCTCGGTCAGCGCGACCGCGGTGTGCGCGGCGTCCAGTGGCGCGACGGAATCCTGCAACAGCGACAGCTCGTCACACAGCGCCGGCGGCAACAGGTCGCGGCGGGTGCCGAGCACCTGTCCCGCTTTGACAAAGGTCGGTCCGAGCAACATCAAAAGCGCGACGAGCCGCCGATAGACGTGCCGGCGGCCGGTCTCCGGGCCGTAGCGCAACCGGCGGATCAGGCCACCCGGTATCGCGGGGACGGCCACCGCGACAACGGTGCCGGTGACGCGCATTGCCCGCAGCGTGAGCGCGAATCCTGCTCGCATATCTCATCTCCCTGTTCTCTGCCGTTGTTCGAGCCGCTCCCGCGCCTGCGCGAGATCACGACGAATGTCCGAGGCCACGTCGGTCGGGCAGAAGGCCGCATCGATTCCGGCGGCCACCACGTCGACGAGCGCGGCGACCGACATGCCCAGCCGGGCGTGGCACAGCTGGTATTCGCGGTTCAGCGAGGTGCCGAACATCCCCGGATCGTCGGTGCCGAGCGTGACCGGGACACCCGCGGCGAGTAACGCGGGCAGCGGATGCTCCTCGAATGTCCGCACCGCACTGGTGCGGACGTTCGACGACGGACACACCTCGAGGGTGATATTCCGTTCCGCCAGATAGTCGAGCAACCGGCGGTCGGTCACCGCCCGAATGCCGTGCCCGATCCGCTCCGCGCCCAGATCCCGCGCGGCGGACCAGATTTCACCGGCGTCGGAGACCTCCCCCGCATGCGGCACCGCGTGCAGCCCACTGGCCCTTGCCTTTTCGAACGCGGCGCAGAACAACCTCCGCGGTGCGCCGAGTTCCGGGCCGCCCAGCCCGAACCCCACCGTGCCATCGGGTTGGTGGCGCAGAATCCAGTCCACCGTCGCAAAAGCGCCGGCGATACCGTCATCCGCCGACGCATCGAATATCCAATTCAGGTGGATCCCATGGCGTTCGGCCACGAGGCGGCGGCCGGCCGCCAGCGCCTCGGCGAGTTCCGCAGCGGCGATGCCCATGCGCAGATGCGACAGTGGCGTCACGGTCACCTCCGCATACCGCACATTGTCCAGCGCGAGCTGGTCGCCGAGACCGGTCACCAGCGCCACCACCGCGGCACCGCTGGTGACCAGCCTGTTGACCGCGGTGTACACCTCGATGAAATGCGCGAAATCGGTGAATCGGTAATACCGGCGCAATTCGGCGGGCTCGGCCGGCACCCCGACGTCCGGCCGGCCCGCGGCCAATGCGGCCACCGTGCCCACCGCCGCCGAACCCAGCAGGTGTACATGCAATTCCACCTTCGGCAGCGCCGCGAGGAAAGCCGCCGCGGACTGCCCGTCGCCGGGCACCGCGCCGCCGCCCGGCCCCGTCCAGTGCGGCGTGCCCATCCGAAACCCCCTGGATAGCAGCGGCATCCGCTTCGCACGGCATGCCGCGAGGCCGACTCGGGGCCGGAACCGGCCGCCACGTACACCATAGCTTTTTGAAGCCAACTGCCGGGACGGAACGAATGACCCCGACAGTCCGAACCCCATCGGGCCCCTGCGGCAGCCGCCACAAGGCTGCCCGGCTACAGAACCGAAAGGTACAGAGCCGCAGAATCTACAGAAAACTTATGTAACATATAGCTAGTTGGAATGTCGCGGACGCACGGTGACGATGGCTGGCCGACCGGGCGCACAGGCGACGGAGTTGAACGGCTCATCCGGCCGAGCCCATCGTGGAAGAGGTCCCCCATGAACGGCGCCGTGGATCCCACCCTGCAGCATCGAGCGGCGACGATCACCGCCGAACCGCCGCGCAGCCTGCGCACCGCGACCTGGCCCGAGATACGCAGGTTGTTCGCACTGGATCCAGGCGCCATCCATCTCAACACCGGCACCGTCGGCGCGATGCCGCACGCCGTACTCGACACCGTCGACCGGGTGACCAGGCACTGGGCCGGGGGACTCGGTGATGTCTATCCGCCGGGAATGTACCAGGACCACCGAGCGGTGATCGCCAAATCCTACGGGGTCGATCAGGACGAGATGGTGATCACCCACAACGCGACCGAAGGCGTCGCGCGGGTCATCCACGGCCTGGATCTGCACGCCGGCGACGAGGTCGTCACCACCACGCACGAGTGCTACTCCGTGCTGTCGAATTTCAACCTGCTGCGCAACCGTTTCGGTGTCACGCTGAAAACGATCACCCTGCCCACCGGATTCGACGTGCGGGCCGAACAGATCGTCGACCTGTTCGAGGCGGCGATCACCCCGCGCACGAAAGTGCTTGCCTTCGCGGGGATCACGCTGTTCACCGGCACCAAACTGCCGATGCGCGCGCTGTGCGAACTCGCGCACCGGCACGGACTGATCACGGTGATCGACGGCGCGCTGCTACCCGGCATGCTCGACATCGACATGCGGGCCATCGGCGCGGATTTCATCTCCTGCTCCGGCTCCAAGTTCCAGTGCGGCCCGCTGGGCACCGGATTGCTCGACGTACGCAACAAGATTCACGCCGAACACAATCCGCTGCCGCTGCCCACGTTCTGGCCGATCATCTCCACCTGGTACCCGATGAAGGGCAGCCCGCCGCCCCGGACGCGGACCTCGATCGAGAGCGACAACATGGCCGACTATCTGCAGAGCGCGGGCAGTGCCAGCATCGCCCGCGGAGCCGCGCTCGCCACGGCCTGCCAGATGTGGGACGAGATCGGCCGGAGCCGGATCGAACGAAGGATCATGCGGCTGGCGGACTATGCGCGTGATCGCGTCGCGCAGCGCTTCGGGCGCGAGGCGATGTATTCGCCCGGCGCGGACCCCCAACTGCAGTCGCCGTTGATCGCCTTCCACCCCTTCCGCCG
This genomic stretch from Nocardia brasiliensis ATCC 700358 harbors:
- a CDS encoding class I SAM-dependent methyltransferase — its product is MTTADFDPVSFKRTQRANWNAISDGWVSCAADFERGGAPVTARLLDLAGVRPGHRVLDVGTGTGEPALSAAAVVGSAGAVIGIDLAPEMISRARERARGLDNVEFAVGDVESLEFPAASFDVVLSRWGLMFAVDHVEAFRALARVLVPGGLLAAAVWAAPGSEVPMMSVAFQVLSGRLELSPAPPGTPGPFSMGDPEALATEVAKAGFSDVEVTPFQVPFVLESPQHYIEFSKVVSPPGLKAMLREKFGSADDPEIWTAVGEAVEPYRTSAGEIALPSKALLVRAVAPIG
- a CDS encoding aminotransferase class V-fold PLP-dependent enzyme, whose product is MTDLVSNGKISSSTLGESVRRDFPILERRFGPNPLVYLDNAATTQKPRAVLDALVDYYSGVNSNIGRGYYQLSMAATDAYEAARETIRQAINAEHADEVVFTPGTTAAVNLLADTFGRSTVTGDDQIVVTGMEHNSNMLPWRRLCETTGAELVVVPVGAGGRVALDRFAAALGPRVKLAAVAQVSNVLGTVNPVRDMIGAAHRHGIPVLVDGAQEVPHRPVDVRDLGADFYCFSGHKIYGPMGIGVLYGKRELLSRLAPYQVGGGTVKGVTFDEPVAYVPVPARLEAGTPHIAGAIGLAAAFAYVERLGWGDVQRHDDLLVHAAVDALESVAGVRILGDPAAQPSGIVSFVVDGIHPYDVGGHLDAHGVAVRSGVHCANVFLDSFGEVGTVRLSFAVYNTEAEIDLVRRALSTVRPGFWTEEHPTERFLAIDPSTPHQN
- a CDS encoding crotonobetainyl-CoA--carnitine CoA-transferase produces the protein MAAELADLAQAYVDHHLPADGCALAASAACTLDWDADYCRRVAAYFDQAPRLAYDPSLARRYDRFKRENLQQYAVVVDAGVAVRPWLAPGQPYRSSAELRASVRTRGELYVYLTSAGHGPGLDEEFHPLLEPSGIVVEGVELCHNDVFRVVHDVFGHVMSGHGFSARGEFGAAFCHMAMYSPGVHPVLFTEQVAQICWYFFGPYADERRYPPQKVFQFPRRYLTEFRKLFQP
- a CDS encoding ABC1 kinase family protein, translated to MRAGFALTLRAMRVTGTVVAVAVPAIPGGLIRRLRYGPETGRRHVYRRLVALLMLLGPTFVKAGQVLGTRRDLLPPALCDELSLLQDSVAPLDAAHTAVALTEAYGAEVDDVFASLDTRPVASGSVASVYRARLRSGQDVAVKLRRPGIEQTMSADLALIRGGAAFVARLPIFRGVPVTEVVANMADAILGQLDFEREADNLRRLRKNLSEVPRVWVPKVYPEACRPRCIVMEFIPGLAVDTAEHCSPAARRRFAASGMAAMYQMLFVDGFVHCDMHPGNLYFTRSAQVVVLDAGFSVQLTDRLRRLFAEFFMNMAIGRGRHAAEIVIQSAAHIAADADLEGFTVRMADLVERSHGQAASEFSLIAFAMEMFDLQRRFGINAASELVFPLLSLLVIEGTIRELDPDMDFQEAAKPQLMRGLFGTEGGRSTLD
- the add gene encoding adenosine deaminase, which gives rise to MGTPHWTGPGGGAVPGDGQSAAAFLAALPKVELHVHLLGSAAVGTVAALAAGRPDVGVPAEPAELRRYYRFTDFAHFIEVYTAVNRLVTSGAAVVALVTGLGDQLALDNVRYAEVTVTPLSHLRMGIAAAELAEALAAGRRLVAERHGIHLNWIFDASADDGIAGAFATVDWILRHQPDGTVGFGLGGPELGAPRRLFCAAFEKARASGLHAVPHAGEVSDAGEIWSAARDLGAERIGHGIRAVTDRRLLDYLAERNITLEVCPSSNVRTSAVRTFEEHPLPALLAAGVPVTLGTDDPGMFGTSLNREYQLCHARLGMSVAALVDVVAAGIDAAFCPTDVASDIRRDLAQARERLEQRQRTGR
- a CDS encoding aminotransferase class V-fold PLP-dependent enzyme, translating into MNGAVDPTLQHRAATITAEPPRSLRTATWPEIRRLFALDPGAIHLNTGTVGAMPHAVLDTVDRVTRHWAGGLGDVYPPGMYQDHRAVIAKSYGVDQDEMVITHNATEGVARVIHGLDLHAGDEVVTTTHECYSVLSNFNLLRNRFGVTLKTITLPTGFDVRAEQIVDLFEAAITPRTKVLAFAGITLFTGTKLPMRALCELAHRHGLITVIDGALLPGMLDIDMRAIGADFISCSGSKFQCGPLGTGLLDVRNKIHAEHNPLPLPTFWPIISTWYPMKGSPPPRTRTSIESDNMADYLQSAGSASIARGAALATACQMWDEIGRSRIERRIMRLADYARDRVAQRFGREAMYSPGADPQLQSPLIAFHPFRRPEDAWNVKKIHEFTMRLQREHRLFTRWTEFDVAGSPHQHYASRITTHIFNDYDEIDQAVDIMARLAEEMS